In Thunnus albacares chromosome 1, fThuAlb1.1, whole genome shotgun sequence, the DNA window TGGCAACGTTTAGAGGCTGCGCGGGGAAGATGTGACGTAGGGAAAGGGGGCGTGCCGGAGGCGCTGCAGCCCAGTCTGCCACAGCTGACTGTTACATCTCTGTTACGTAATAATTTACAATGTCCTCTAAGGAAATTAGTTGATGCACAtagaaatagaatagaatagaatagaatagaatagaatagaatagaatatctGAAACTGTCTGTATAAATAAGCCTGTTGTGCAAAAACTCAGTCACATGCTTCACGAGGATAGTCAGCTCATATTCGTGCCACTTCTTTTCTGTGGGCTATTAGGGTCGTTAGCATAATGTCACACTGTGAAAAAACGGGAAGTTATCACTTGTGAAGGAGGAAACCATTTTGCAACGTTCAGTTCAGCACGTACACCTCCGGAAACGTCAAACAGGTTCAGCATCTCTAAGAGATCAAATATTAATCAAAACTGGAAGAGAGACGGTAGTTGCAAAGGGGAGATTGTGcttctttattctttttctaCAATAAGAAAACTGTGCGGTGTGTTTTTCTCACACAGACATTTAAAGTGACCGATCTCCAGGAACTAATTCGCACTTTGCTGGCGCACACCAACAGCTTGGTTTATTGGTCAAGAGCAGCAAAGTGTCAGCTTATGACGCAGCCGGAGCACCTATCCGCGAGTGGGACACTGACACCTGACGGCTTCATCTATTGACTCGCCGGTCTTCCCCATCACGACCACTCCGGTTCTGCAGTGCAGGGACTGCTGCGTTTTATGGAAGCGGAGTCTGAGCATCCTGCCGTGGTCATGCTGCCCCCAAAGAATTGCCTGCCGAGGAACTACAGCTGCATAGCTGGACTGTTCGGTAGCCTGGCAGCGGCAAACCCACGGCTTGAAGATGGAGAAGATTTTGACTTGATGAACGGTACTTGTGAGCCCGTCGAGAGCCCGGTGGTGGACGAGAGACCACGGGGTAGAGAGACCTTCCTGAAACCTCCACAGAGTCCAAGCCTGCGCCGGAGGTGCAAGTCGCTCCCCACACCTACAGAGAGAGCAAAGTTAGAGATCGCTCGCAACAGAAGTCCAACGAGTCAGAAAAAAGTCCGGTTTGCCGACTCACTGGGTCTGGAGCTCATCTCGGTGAAACATTTCGATGATACAGATGAGCCAGAGGTGCCGGAGCGCATATTGGCCAAACTACCCAAGGGACCCCTCCACGCTAATGATTTGGCCACGAAATTCCCCCGGGCTCCCACACAGTCTGTGTTTATGGAACTGCAGTTCGCCAACCCAGGCACACTACCTGGCTTTGAGCAGAAAGTGAGGGAGGTGAAAGTCATGTTGGAGAGCGTTGAAACAGACGATTTCAGCCTCTCGGGGTTTGTGCGCGTCTTGAATCTGGCTTTCGAAAAGAGCGTCTCTTTACGGTATTCCCTAAACAACTGGATAACATTTATGGACAGTTTGGCATCATATGTTCCTAACTCAAGCGATGGTGACACCGACAAGTTTTCTTTCAAGATCGTCATGCCTACATACCTCGAGAACGGAGGCACCTTGCAGTTTGCGATTAAATACTGTGTCGACGGGGAAGAGTTCTGGGACAATAATAACGGGATCAACTACAAAGTGCGGCGTCACAGGTTCAAGATGTCCCCGCCACGGGAATGGGAGAATGGATGGATTCACTTTATCTGAGCTTTGCCGTCTGCAGTGGCACACTACGTGCGTAATTTGTGCGTAAATTGATCCCCGGGTACCTTAATTATGACTATAGCCTGTTAATGGTTATTTTATTTCTGCCATTGTCAGCTACACACATGCTGTGACACAGAAAATTATTTcctacattatttaaaatatttgtccCCTTGTGGTAACAGATTGGAGTCTATAAGCTTTTGATAGGTGCCGGGCGAGGGATGCTGTTAGATAATTTGCCTTGATGTCAGGGCTCTGTACAGCATGGTGCCCTTTGGGAGGGCATGTTCATGTTATGTAATGTAGAAACACGTGCCACGGAAAACGTGCCGGGCGATGCCGACGTCAGGCATCACTGTTCCTTTCAGGAGATGGTGTAAATTTATTTTGGGATATGGTGTtgttaaaatgatcagtttgttttgcatgtgtgcaaaAATATTGGCTCTAGAGGCAGACAGCATTTCCTCTTGGCTGATGTGCATGCCAAGAGAACCAAGTAGCATACTCCTCTGGTGGTCTCCTGCAGGCTGGGGGAAACATAAAGACAATAC includes these proteins:
- the LOC122979951 gene encoding protein phosphatase 1 regulatory subunit 3E, coding for MEAESEHPAVVMLPPKNCLPRNYSCIAGLFGSLAAANPRLEDGEDFDLMNGTCEPVESPVVDERPRGRETFLKPPQSPSLRRRCKSLPTPTERAKLEIARNRSPTSQKKVRFADSLGLELISVKHFDDTDEPEVPERILAKLPKGPLHANDLATKFPRAPTQSVFMELQFANPGTLPGFEQKVREVKVMLESVETDDFSLSGFVRVLNLAFEKSVSLRYSLNNWITFMDSLASYVPNSSDGDTDKFSFKIVMPTYLENGGTLQFAIKYCVDGEEFWDNNNGINYKVRRHRFKMSPPREWENGWIHFI